Proteins co-encoded in one Arachis hypogaea cultivar Tifrunner chromosome 11, arahy.Tifrunner.gnm2.J5K5, whole genome shotgun sequence genomic window:
- the LOC112722746 gene encoding probable diphthine methyl ester synthase, with amino-acid sequence MLYIIGLGLGDERDITMRGLEAVKSCEKVYMEAYTSLLSFGLDSHGLSNLEKLYGKSITLADREMVEEKAHHILEEARHSHVAFLVVGDPFGATTHTDLVVRAKKMGIHVQIVHNASVLNAIGICGLQLYRYGQTVSIPFFTDSWRPDSFYEKIHSNRTMGLHTLCLLDIRVKEPTLESLARGRKTYEPPRYMTINTAIEQLLEVVQEHQQPAYTEDTQCVGFARLGSDNQTIVAGTMRQLQMVDFGAPLHCLVITGNTHPLEEEMLEFYRCRT; translated from the exons atgcTGTATATAATCGGATTAGGATTGGGAGATGAGAGAGACATAACGATGAGGGGGTTGGAAGCAGTGAAGAGCTGCGAAAAGGTTTACATGGAAGCCTACACTTCCCTCCTCTCATTTGGGCTCGACTCTCATGGCCTCTCCAACCTGGAAAAGCTGTATGGGAAATCGATAACTCTAGCAGACAGAGAGATGGTGGAAGAGAAAGCCCATCACATTCTTGAAGAAGCTCGCCACTCCCATGTCGCCTTCCTTGTTGTTGGGGACCCTTTTGGGGCTACGACCCACACTGACCTTGTTGTTAGAGCTAAGAAGATGGGGATTCATGTCCAGATTGTGCACAATGCCTCCGTCTTGAATGCTATTGGCATCTGCGGTCTCCAACTCTATCGCTATGGCCAAACTGTTTCCATTCCATTCTTCACCGACTCTTGGAGGCCCGATAGCTTCTACGAAAAGATTCACAGTAATCGAACCATGGGACTCCACACACTTTGCTTGTTAG ATATTCGTGTGAAGGAGCCCACCCTCGAATCTCTGGcaag AGGAAGAAAAACCTATGAACCCCCCAGATATATGACCATAAACACAGCTATTGAGCAGCTCTTGGAGGTTGTGCAAGAGCACCAACAACCTG CCTACACTGAAGATACCCAGTGTGTTGGGTTTGCTCGGCTAGGAAGTGACAATCAGACGATTGTAGCTGGAACAATGAGGCAGCTGCAGATGGTTGATTTTGGAGCACCTTTACACTGCCTTGTCATAACAGGCAATACCCATCCATTAGAGGAAGAAATGCTCGAGTTTTACAGATGTAGGACCTAG